Below is a genomic region from Azoarcus sp. KH32C.
AGCGGGCCGCTCGCTAGCGCCAGCATGGCTTCCTGCTGCTTCTGCCAGCCCGCATCGGACCACAGCTCGAAGTGAGTGCCCTGCCCGACCAGCCACACCTGCTTCTCGAGCCCGGCCCACTGGCGCGAAGTCGGGGCGATCAGCACGCGCCCGGCCGAATCCAGCTCTTCCTCCTGCGCATAGCCGATCAGCAGCCGCTTGAGGCCGGCCGTCTGCATGTCGAGCCCCGGCATCGCCGAAACCTTGTCTCGAATGGGATCCCATGCCGTCTTCGGGT
It encodes:
- the mraZ gene encoding division/cell wall cluster transcriptional repressor MraZ, with translation MFQGASALSLDAKGRLAVPARHRDALVPDGAPLVITAHPHKCLLVYPKTAWDPIRDKVSAMPGLDMQTAGLKRLLIGYAQEEELDSAGRVLIAPTSRQWAGLEKQVWLVGQGTHFELWSDAGWQKQQEAMLALASGPLPAGFESLAL